Proteins encoded by one window of Candidatus Deferrimicrobium sp.:
- a CDS encoding tRNA (adenine-N1)-methyltransferase → MTAGNRVRKGPFREGEDILLISAKGEEHLITLTPGKAFGTHKGNLPHDDLIGKEDGGRAWTAMGSEYRAFRPTYMQFIMNQKRHAQIIYPKDTGTILMWGDIFPGATVIEAGIGWGALTIKLLEAVGPAGKVVSYEIREDFAESGAGTVRRYLGECENHEVKVRDIYVGIDEREVDRIVLDLPEPWQAVPHAREALAPGGIVLSYLPSAIQVKQLCDRYAEEGGFAEPETFEVILRPWHVKGNSVRPVQWMFSHSAFLVVTRKITP, encoded by the coding sequence ATGACGGCGGGCAACCGCGTGCGCAAGGGTCCGTTCCGGGAGGGAGAGGACATCCTGCTGATCTCCGCCAAGGGGGAGGAGCACCTCATCACGCTCACGCCGGGGAAGGCGTTCGGCACGCACAAGGGGAACCTGCCGCACGACGACCTGATCGGCAAGGAGGACGGCGGCCGCGCGTGGACCGCGATGGGCAGCGAGTACCGCGCCTTCCGGCCCACCTACATGCAGTTCATCATGAACCAGAAGCGCCACGCGCAGATCATCTACCCGAAGGACACGGGGACGATCCTGATGTGGGGAGACATCTTCCCCGGAGCCACGGTGATCGAGGCGGGAATCGGGTGGGGGGCCCTCACCATCAAGCTTCTGGAGGCGGTCGGCCCGGCGGGGAAGGTGGTCTCGTACGAGATCCGGGAAGATTTCGCGGAAAGCGGCGCGGGCACCGTTCGGCGCTACCTCGGCGAGTGCGAAAACCACGAAGTGAAGGTGCGGGACATCTACGTCGGGATCGATGAGAGGGAGGTGGACCGGATCGTCCTTGACCTGCCGGAGCCGTGGCAGGCCGTCCCCCACGCGCGCGAGGCGCTCGCCCCGGGAGGAATCGTCCTTTCCTACCTCCCTTCCGCGATCCAGGTGAAGCAGCTGTGCGACCGGTACGCCGAGGAGGGCGGCTTCGCGGAGCCCGAGACGTTCGAGGTGATCCTTCGCCCCTGGCACGTGAAGGGGAACTCCGTCCGCCCCGTCCAGTGGATGTTCTCCCACTCCGCCTTCCTGGTGGTGACGCGGAAGATCACCCCCTGA
- a CDS encoding SDR family oxidoreductase, protein MKYMVTGGAGFIGSNLTRALLSSGQSVRVLDNFLTGKRENLAGVAEAYGDAFELVEGDLRNLETVRKAAAGVEFVLHQGALPSVPRSVADPVLSNEINVAGTVNLLVAARDAGVRRVVFAASSSAYGDTPQLPKRESMTPNPKSPYAAQKLMGEYYLRIFHEIYGLETVSLRYFNVFGPRQDPTSTYAAVIPRFVTSVLRGVPPTVYGDGLQTRDFTYIDNVIQANIAACLAPKTACGKVVNIACGERVSLLDILEIVYGLAGKRVLPVFEPGRVGDVRDSLADISLARDLIGYDPKVAFSGGLAKTFDWLRSAEQGRS, encoded by the coding sequence ATGAAGTACATGGTCACTGGCGGGGCGGGGTTTATCGGGTCGAACCTGACGCGGGCGCTCCTTTCCTCCGGGCAGAGCGTGCGGGTCCTCGATAACTTCCTCACAGGGAAACGGGAAAACCTCGCCGGGGTGGCGGAGGCTTACGGCGACGCGTTCGAGCTGGTCGAGGGGGACCTGCGGAACCTCGAAACCGTCCGAAAGGCGGCGGCGGGCGTCGAGTTCGTCCTTCACCAGGGGGCGCTCCCCTCGGTGCCGCGTTCCGTGGCCGACCCGGTCCTCTCCAACGAGATCAACGTGGCGGGGACGGTGAACCTGCTCGTCGCGGCGCGCGACGCCGGCGTCCGGCGCGTGGTCTTCGCCGCCTCCTCTTCCGCCTACGGCGACACCCCCCAGCTCCCCAAGCGGGAATCGATGACCCCCAACCCGAAATCCCCCTACGCGGCGCAGAAGCTGATGGGGGAATATTACCTGCGCATCTTCCATGAGATCTACGGGCTCGAGACCGTCTCCCTGCGATACTTCAACGTGTTCGGCCCCCGGCAGGACCCGACGTCGACGTACGCCGCCGTCATTCCCCGGTTCGTCACCTCGGTGCTCCGAGGAGTCCCCCCCACCGTCTACGGCGACGGCCTCCAGACGCGCGACTTCACCTACATCGACAACGTGATCCAGGCCAACATCGCGGCCTGCCTCGCCCCGAAGACCGCGTGCGGCAAGGTCGTCAACATCGCCTGCGGGGAGCGGGTGTCGCTCCTCGACATCCTCGAGATCGTTTACGGGCTGGCGGGGAAGCGCGTACTGCCAGTTTTCGAACCGGGTCGCGTGGGGGACGTGCGCGACTCGTTGGCCGACATCTCCCTCGCACGGGACCTCATCGGCTACGACCCGAAGGTCGCCTTCTCCGGGGGCCTCGCGAAGACGTTCGACTGGCTCCGGTCCGCAGAACAGGGACGTTCCTGA
- a CDS encoding nucleotide sugar dehydrogenase — MANIRNEKGLLSRIKGKNFTAAIVGMGYVGLPLAMEYADAGIPVIGIDTDGSKVRALRDGKSYIGDVPSEAVKNAIDAGLLTPTTDYSAVGMADTVNICVPTPLRKTKDPDLSYIVGAMDHLVEYLHKDMLIVLESTTYPGTTQEVLGPMVEEKGFKVGKDIFLAFSPERVDPGNEKFTTKNIPKVVGGVTPACTKMAVALYSGVLENVHPVSTAAVAEMVKLLENTFRSVNIALVNEIALMSNRMGIDVWEVIDGAGTKPFGFMPFYPGPGIGGHCIPLDPFYLSWKAKQFGFESRFIELAGVVNGQMPHYTVEKVAEALNRNRKAVNGAKVLVLGVAYKKDISDVRESPALDILQLLAKRGAHLSYCDPYVAEVREAGMTLSASPFSAATLRKADCVVIVTNHAAFDYKMIAREAKMIVDTRNALKGHHNGRKIVKL; from the coding sequence ATGGCCAATATCCGGAACGAGAAAGGTCTGCTGTCCCGCATCAAAGGGAAGAACTTCACCGCCGCGATCGTGGGCATGGGGTATGTCGGGCTTCCGCTGGCGATGGAGTACGCCGACGCGGGGATCCCGGTCATCGGCATCGACACCGACGGGTCCAAGGTTCGCGCGCTGCGGGACGGGAAGTCGTACATCGGGGACGTCCCGTCCGAGGCGGTGAAAAACGCGATCGATGCGGGACTGCTCACGCCGACCACCGACTACTCGGCGGTCGGAATGGCGGACACGGTCAACATCTGCGTCCCCACGCCGCTGCGCAAGACGAAGGATCCGGACCTCTCCTACATCGTCGGCGCGATGGATCATCTGGTGGAGTATCTTCACAAGGACATGCTGATCGTCCTCGAGAGCACCACGTACCCCGGAACGACGCAGGAGGTCCTCGGCCCGATGGTGGAGGAGAAGGGGTTCAAGGTGGGGAAGGACATCTTCCTCGCCTTCTCGCCCGAGCGGGTCGATCCCGGGAACGAGAAGTTCACGACGAAGAACATCCCGAAAGTGGTGGGCGGCGTGACGCCCGCGTGCACGAAGATGGCGGTGGCGCTCTATAGCGGCGTGCTCGAAAACGTCCACCCGGTGTCGACCGCGGCGGTGGCCGAGATGGTGAAGCTGCTCGAGAACACGTTCCGGTCGGTGAACATCGCGCTGGTGAACGAGATCGCGCTCATGTCGAACCGGATGGGGATCGACGTGTGGGAAGTGATCGACGGGGCCGGGACGAAGCCATTCGGCTTCATGCCCTTCTACCCGGGACCGGGGATCGGCGGGCACTGCATCCCGCTGGACCCGTTCTACCTGTCGTGGAAGGCGAAGCAGTTCGGGTTCGAGTCGCGCTTCATCGAGCTGGCGGGCGTGGTGAACGGGCAGATGCCGCACTACACGGTGGAAAAGGTGGCCGAGGCGCTCAACCGGAACCGGAAGGCGGTCAACGGGGCGAAGGTGCTGGTGCTGGGCGTGGCGTACAAGAAGGACATCAGCGACGTGCGAGAGTCGCCGGCCCTCGACATCCTGCAGCTCCTGGCGAAAAGGGGGGCGCACCTGTCGTACTGCGACCCGTACGTGGCCGAGGTGCGGGAGGCGGGGATGACGCTCTCCGCGTCGCCGTTTTCCGCCGCGACGCTCCGAAAGGCCGACTGCGTGGTGATCGTGACGAACCACGCCGCGTTCGATTATAAAATGATCGCCCGCGAGGCGAAAATGATCGTCGACACCCGCAACGCGCTGAAGGGGCATCACAACGGTCGCAAGATCGTCAAGCTCTGA